From one Mangifera indica cultivar Alphonso unplaced genomic scaffold, CATAS_Mindica_2.1 Un_0033, whole genome shotgun sequence genomic stretch:
- the LOC123206347 gene encoding uncharacterized protein DDB_G0271670-like, with product MDSEGGQNLLQSSCFMGLHDNNNNNSKSAKHEGRWMIMSKDVEVDHEDDYTNISLSSSSSSSSLGDSNGSTSSSSELVDDASSSTSLFEFSDLMAQLPIKRGLSNFFRGKSQSFTSLSRLKSIEDLAKKESPYRKKMKACKSYGGGLDGYKSYTLEPKATISKKSSRSSFSSSFPGKRSTFLASGRPPPAPVQKNFRLF from the exons ATGGATTCCGAAGGTGGGCAAAATTTGCTGCAAAGTTCCTGCTTCATGGGGCtgcatgataataataataacaacagcAAAAGTGCAAAACATGAAGGTCGTTGGATGATTATGAGTAAAGATGTTGAAGTTGATCATGAAGATGACTATACTAACATCtcattatcttcttcttcttcgtcttcatcaCTTGGAGATTCCAATGGAtcaacatcttcttcttcaGAGTTGGTTGATGAtgcttcttcttcaacatcTTTGTTTGAATTCTCAGACCTCATGGCTCAACTCCCCATCAA GAGAGGGCTTTCTAATTTTTTCCGAGGGAAGTCTCAGTCTTTCACATCTCTGTCAAGATTGAAGAGCATAGAAGACTTGGCAAAGAAAGAAAGTCCAtacagaaagaaaatgaaggcaTGTAAAAGTTATGGGGGTGGATTGGATGGTTACAAATCATATACTCTTGAACCAAAGGCCACCATATCAAAGAAGTCTTCAAGaagttctttttcttcatcttttcccGGTAAACGAAGCACTTTTCTAGCTAGCGGTAGGCCTCCTCCAGCTCCTGTACAGAAGAACTTCAGGTTGTTTTGA